The segment GTTTGAGTTGATCGGTGAGCTGGCTGCTAAAATGTCGGCCGATGAATGGATCAGTCTTTATGAACAAAAATTAAAACGATAAAACAGATGAAACAACTGCTTACAATTATCTGCCTCTTGTTTACTTTGCAGATCGCTGCACAAGAGAAAACAAAAACTCCGCAATGGTTAGGCATTCTTACACTGGCCGATAAATACAAAGATGAAAAAAACTGGACCAAGCAAGACGAAGCTATTACCGGTGAACATTTTCAACGATTGGTAAAGATGAAGAACGAAGGTGTTGTTCTGCTGGCCGGAAGAACACAATTGGAATTAGCTGACCCCGGCATGATGGGCCTGGTGATCTTTTATGCCAAAGATGAAAAAGAAGCGATGCAGTTTATGCAGGATGATCCTGCAGTAAAAAACAAGATCATGCTGGCAAAAGTTGTACCTTATGGTGTAGCTGTAAATAAATGCGAATAGCAAACCATGCATGTGCCGGAGGATGATATTATAACCTTGCTTGAACTGCATGCTGTAGATGGCATCCGTAATTGCTTTGCTCATGGACTTGATGCAAACAGCTTACACAAAAACCAACCGCTTATTTACGAACTGCTGAGTGAATATACACGCTCACCCCGTTTCAACGATTGTGTAAAGGCATTTGTTGATGCAGGTTTGCAGTTCGATGACAGGGCTTTACTTGCTGTGTTGTTGAATGATGCGATGATGTTGGATGAAGAACTAAAGAAAGATAAAAGCATTACTCTCAAACGGATTTCATTCCGTGCAGCTTATACACCGCTTGAAGAAGCAACGCTGTTACATGTATGTGCCGAGTTTAATCATGTTGACTGTGCAGAAGTATTGATGAGGTATGGAGCCGATGTAAATGCAGCAGCGGGTACAGATGAATTCGGCTTTGGTGGCCAAACACCCATCTTCCATACGGTGAATCAGAACAATCATCAATCAAAGGAAATGATGCATTTTCTGTTAGAGCATGGCGCAAAGCTGGATATAAATGTGAAAGGAATTATTTGGGGAAAGAGTTATCCATGGGAAACATTGATCCCTTCAGTTAACCCAATCAGTTATGCGATGATGGGATTGTTGCCGCAAATGCACCGGAATGAAAAAACCATACATGAAGTGGTTTCGACCTTATTAAAACATCAATACAATATCAACTATACAGCTGGTAATGTTCCGAACAAGTACCTTAACTCCTGAATGTAAAAAAAATGAATTGCGTCCTTTTTTAAAATGGCCGCTTATCATAAATGCCTTTTCTGTTTGCAGATACAGTTTTACCTTCTGTTCATTCATTATCTATAAATGACATCGTTAAAAAAGCCTGTCTCGAGAAAACAGGTTTCATTTTTATTTCATCATAACCAAACTATAAATCATGCGAAAACAAATTCTGGCAGTTACAGTAGTTTTGCTTGCAGCTTTTACAACAAAAGCACAATTAGCCGATTCCATCAAAGCACATTACATCAAAGACTGGGAACGTGCAAAAGCATATACCAAAGAATACCTTGATGCCATGCCGAAAGACAAATATGATTTCAAGGCGCAGGACAGCATCCGTAGTTTTGCTGCACAAATGCTTCATCTTGCACAAGGAACGATCGGGATGATCGCCAGTGGCACAGGAGCCCAACGCATTTGGGTGGGACAAAATCTTGAACAACGTAAAACAGCTCATGCACCTGATTCAGTGAATTATCTCGTAATGGCGAGTTATGATTTTGCGATTGAAAGCATCCGCAACATGGACGTAAGTAAATTAACTGAAACAGCAGGGCGTGGTAATTTTATGTTTCCCCGATTTGTGTGGCTGAACAAAGCATTCGAACACCAGACACATCATCGTGGACAAACAACCATCTATATCCGTTTGGTTGGCATTAAACCGCCGAATGAGAAATTATTCTAATGGTTTGTCAAATTTATCAATGGGAAAGTTGATCATGCACATGGTCAACTTTTTTATTACCTTTCTCATCCATTTTCAAAACCAACTGTTATGCGTAAACGTATACTTCTCAGCAGTGTATTACTGCTCACCCTCTGCATTTTTGTAACTGCACAAAAGAAAACAACGGCTCCGGTTAAAGAAGAGCCCAAAGATGCTTTCAATACGGGTCTATTAAGTGGTATGCAATTCAGAAGTGTTGGTCCGGCTATTACATCGGGTCGTATTGCTGATATTGCGGTGAATCCCAAGAACAGCAGTGAGTATTATGTTGCATCGGCAGCAGGTGGTGTTTGGAAAACAACAAATGCCGGCGTTACCTATACTCCCATTTTTGATGGTGAAGGTTCATTTGCCATTGGCTGTTTAGCAATTGACCCAACCAATACAAACGTTGTGTGGGTGGGCAGCGGTGAAAATAATAACCAGCGTGTCGTGGGTTATGGTGATGGTTTGTACAAAAGTGAAGATGGAGGAAAGAGTTTCAAGAATGTCGGTTTAAAAAATTCAGAACATATCGGTCGTATTGCAATCGACCCTACGAATGGTGATATTGTTTATGTAGCAGCTTATGGTCCTGTTTGGAACAGTGGCGGCGAACGTGGAATCTATAAAACAACTGATGGCGGCAAAACATGGAAGCAGGTGTTAAATGTAAGTGAGCATACCGGTTTTAATGAAGTGATGGTTGATCCACGTCATCCGAACATTGTGTATGCTGCAGCGCATCAACGTCAGCGGAAAGTGTTTACTTATATTGGTGGCGGACCTGAATCTGCTTTGTATAAAAGTACTGATGGCGGTGCTACATGGAATAAGATGATGAATGGATTACCCGCCGGTGAATTAGGAAGAATCGGTTTGAATTATTCACCTGTTAATCCTGATGTGTTGTATTGCGTAGTTGAAGGAACAGAAGGCAAAGGCGGTGTATTTAAGAGTACCGATCGTGGTGCAAGCTGGGAAAAACAAAGCAGCTATTCAACTTCAGGCAATTACTATCAGAAAATATATTGTGATCCGAAAGATGTCAACAAAGTATTTGTCATCAATGTTTACTTCGGCGTTAGTAAAGATGGCGGTAAAACATTTTCGATTCTTGGCGAAAAGAATAAACACATCGATAACCATGTGATCTGGATCAATCCAAAAAATACAGAACATTATTTAGTTGGTTGCGATGGTGGTGTGTATGAAAGTTTTGATAGTGGTGAAAACTGGAATTTCAAAGCCAACCTTCCGGTAACACAGTTTTACAAAGTGGCAACCGATAATGCATTCCCGTTTTATCATATTCATGGTGGCACACAGGATAACTTCAGTCTTGGCGGGCCATCACGCACCTTAAGCTTCAATGGTATCATGAACTCCGATTGGTATTTCACCAGTTTGGGTGATGGTTATGAATCACAGATCGATCAAACAAATCCTGATATCGTTTATTCACAGGCACAATATGGTGCGTTAACACGTTATGATAAAAAGAGCGGCGAGTATTTGTTTATTCAACCACAGGAACCGGAAGGTGAAGCCTACCGCTGGAATTGGGATGCACCATTAGTGATCTCAAAATATGATAACAAACGTCTTTATCATGGTGCGAATAAAATTTTCCGTACTGATGATCGTGGCAATACATGGAAAGTGATCAGTCCGGATCTTACAAGACAAATTGATCGTAACAAATTACCGGTGATGGGCAAAGTATGGAGCATGGATGCTGTTGCAAAAAATGGTTCAACAGATATTTATGGCAACATCACCACTATTGCTGAATCAAAGTTTGATGAGAACACAATCTATGTTGGTACAGATGATGGATTGATACAGGTTACAACTGATGGTGGTAACAACTGGATGAAGATCGATAATATTGCCGGTGTTCCTGAACGAACTTACGTGAATCATATCATCACTTCGCAACACGATAAGAATGTAGCTTACGCAACATTCAATCACCATCGCTATGGCGATTTTCATCCGTACGTATACAAAACAAGTGACGGTGGTAAAACATGGAAATCGATTACCAATAATTTACCGGAGAGAGGCACCTCTTACACCATTGCAGAAGATCATATAAACAAAGACCTGTTGTTTGTAGGTACAGAGTTTGGTTTATTTGTAAGTATTGATGGCGGTGCAAAATGGGTGCAGATGAAAGCAGGCTTACCAACCATTGCGGTAAAAGATCTGGAAATTCAAAAAAGAGAGAACGATCTTGTTCTTGCAACATTCGGTCGTGGTTTTTATGTGTTGGATGATTATACTCCACTTCGTAATTTAAAAAGAGAAGATCTCGATAAACAGGCTGTTATTTTTCCTGTAAAAGATGCGTGGATGTTTGTCCAATCGCAACCATTAGGTGTAAGAGGCAAAGGTTTCCAGGGCGAAAGTTTCTTTACCACACCGAATCCGAAAGTGGGAGCAGTGTTTACATACTATTTGAAAGATGATATCAAAACCATCAAAGAAAAACGCAGAGCAGCAGAAGCAGAAAAAATAAAAAAAGGCGAAGCGCCCACTTATCCTTCACCTGATTCGTTGCGCCCGGAAGATGAACAACCGGCACCGCATTTATTATTTACGGTTACCGATGAAGCAGGCAATGTTGTTCGCAGGTTAAAAGCACCTGCAAAAAAAGGATTGAAACGTATTGTGTGGGATTTCCGCACTTCGCCCTTCGGGCCAATTGATTTTACGCCGTTTGATGAATCCTTTGCGTTCAGCTCGCCTGACCAGGGTTATTTCGCATTACCCGGCACCTACAAAGTATCGCTCAGCAAATTTGAAGATGGCGTGTATACTGATCTTACCGAACCACAAACCTTCAAAGCAATGGCCTTGAATGCAGCCACACTTCCTGCAACTGATAAAAAAGCATTGGATGACTTCTGTAAAAAAATTGCAGAGCTGAGTCGTGTAGTTGCAGCAACTGATCAATACCGTGGCGAGTTGGTGAATAAAGTACGTTACTTAAAACAAGCTGTTATTGAAACACCAAAGCAATCACTTGATCTGTCGAAAGCATTGCAGGATGTGGAGAAACGTTTGAATGCGGCGAACCGTCAGTTGAATGGTGATGCATCGCTGGCAAGAAGAGAGTTTGAAACAACGCCATCCGTGAATGGTCGTATTGGATATATCACAGGTTCACTTTGGAACACTACTGCAGCACCAACACAAACACAGATCAACAACTATCAAATAGCTGCTAAACAATTCACACCTGTTTACAATGAATTGAAAGCAATTGCAACAGAAGTGAAACGACTGGAAGATATTTTAGAGAAGAATGGAGCGCCTTACACACCCGGCAGGATGCCTGACTGGAAAGGTTTGTGATGATGGAACAGCCGCTTAATTAATGTCATCCCGACGCAGGAGGGATCTGTTGAACAATGTACAAAGCCAAACAGATTTCTCCTTCGTCGAAATGACAAACCTTTACATCAATATTCCCTGCACCGGTTCAATACGTGGCGGCAATTCTTTTTCGCCCAGCATTTCACGGAGTTCAATTTCAATGTTGCGGCAGATAGCTGTCATTGGAATATCATTTACACCATTGTCAAACGGATTTTCACTTGCATCGCCTATCTGCTCCATCACGGCAAACACCCATGCGATCAGCATAGTAAATGGAATCACCATCCAATTGATCGAAGCATTTAATTTAGACAGTTCACCGATCAAGGAGAAAGGAAGAAGTGTAATGAAGATGAATACAAACACGGTGCTGAAACTTGCATACTGACGTGGAAACGGAAAACTTTTAATACGCTCTGATGCACCTTGCTGGTTATAAAATTCAAGTACGAGTTTGCTCATATCACTATGTTCAAAATCATCGAGCCAGCCTTTGTTTTTTAACCTGATCAGTTCTTCGTTCTGCCGTTTCATTATAGCAGATGCTATATTCGGCTTTTGTGCTACATTATTTTTTTCTTCGGCGCTTAAAAATTTATTCATCGTTTCTTCTGTCTTATCTTCAAATTTCTCATCACCGAATATATCTTTTACAACTTTCAGCTTGGGAGAAGTTACATACCATGATTCATGAAACACCGGATTGCGACGCAATTGCAGGCGCAGCATATTGAGCCAGGCGATGTGCCTGTATATTAATTCCCTTTTTACAGCTGTTGCATCTTCTGGTGAGTCTGCACGTGAAGCAACTACATCTGTGACCATTGCACCCCACATACGACTGGCATTTGTAATACTTCCCCAAATTCGCCGGGCTTCCCATAAGCGATCATACGCCGAGTTATTTTTAAAGCCCACATAAAATGCAACGGCTGTACCAATGGTTGCCACCGGCAAAAAAGGAATAGCAATTGATTTGATGTGTAAAAAATCGTGTGCAATAAATACGAGACCGCTAACAACAAAACACACAGCCTGTAAACGCCAGGCAAACTGGATGATCATTTTGGGGTTAATGATCCGGTTGGTGAGCATAAGCGATTGTTTGAATAAAACTACATAAAAAAGCCCCTTGCAAAACAGTAGTTGATTCCAAATATTACACCCCTTAGAAATTATAAGGGCATAACTTAGCTTAGAATTTATAATTATGAAATAACAATTCCAAATTTGTATCTAAATATATAGCCATATCTATGTTGAAGTTTTTTGACTTGATTTTTTACCACTCTTATGGATTCTATGTTAGGCATAAAGAAAAAGGTGCTGTCTCCAGTGCTGCAACAATTGTCGGAGGGCTTCAAGCAATGAATGTAATGATGTTGTTGATGATATTGTGCTTAATCTCGCAGACTAAAGTTTATCTTTCCAATTCCCTTGCGATAATTGGATTAACAATATTTTTCCAGGTTATTACCTATATACGATATGTGTATAAAGAAACGATTACTCCAGAAATAATTAAAGAAAGGTGGGCTAGGAAAACTGATTCACAAAAGGTCCTGTTACGTAGCATAATGGTTATATATTTCCTGTTAAGCAGCGTTGGTTTTATTTGTCTTGCAATATATTTAGGTACAAAAAAATGGTAATCAGAACATCAACACTAAATTAGAAAACCCCTCGTAAAACAAGGGGCTGCATACAAGGCTAATGGTTGACTATTTTTTTACACGCTTAAATGTTGCTTCCATAAACTTTGCTTCTTTGCCATCCGGTCCATCGCCATACATGGTCAATACGTAGTTATCGTCATCAATAAATTTCTGTTCCTGGCGAACCTTTGAATCTTTACCAGTTGCCGGATCAGTTTGTGTTCCATTCAGGTTCATTGTCTTTGTTGCTGCATCGTATTGACCTGTCATGATCAT is part of the Lacibacter sediminis genome and harbors:
- a CDS encoding DinB family protein, which translates into the protein MRKQILAVTVVLLAAFTTKAQLADSIKAHYIKDWERAKAYTKEYLDAMPKDKYDFKAQDSIRSFAAQMLHLAQGTIGMIASGTGAQRIWVGQNLEQRKTAHAPDSVNYLVMASYDFAIESIRNMDVSKLTETAGRGNFMFPRFVWLNKAFEHQTHHRGQTTIYIRLVGIKPPNEKLF
- a CDS encoding YciI family protein; amino-acid sequence: MKQLLTIICLLFTLQIAAQEKTKTPQWLGILTLADKYKDEKNWTKQDEAITGEHFQRLVKMKNEGVVLLAGRTQLELADPGMMGLVIFYAKDEKEAMQFMQDDPAVKNKIMLAKVVPYGVAVNKCE
- a CDS encoding ankyrin repeat domain-containing protein, coding for MHVPEDDIITLLELHAVDGIRNCFAHGLDANSLHKNQPLIYELLSEYTRSPRFNDCVKAFVDAGLQFDDRALLAVLLNDAMMLDEELKKDKSITLKRISFRAAYTPLEEATLLHVCAEFNHVDCAEVLMRYGADVNAAAGTDEFGFGGQTPIFHTVNQNNHQSKEMMHFLLEHGAKLDINVKGIIWGKSYPWETLIPSVNPISYAMMGLLPQMHRNEKTIHEVVSTLLKHQYNINYTAGNVPNKYLNS
- a CDS encoding bestrophin family protein, with translation MLTNRIINPKMIIQFAWRLQAVCFVVSGLVFIAHDFLHIKSIAIPFLPVATIGTAVAFYVGFKNNSAYDRLWEARRIWGSITNASRMWGAMVTDVVASRADSPEDATAVKRELIYRHIAWLNMLRLQLRRNPVFHESWYVTSPKLKVVKDIFGDEKFEDKTEETMNKFLSAEEKNNVAQKPNIASAIMKRQNEELIRLKNKGWLDDFEHSDMSKLVLEFYNQQGASERIKSFPFPRQYASFSTVFVFIFITLLPFSLIGELSKLNASINWMVIPFTMLIAWVFAVMEQIGDASENPFDNGVNDIPMTAICRNIEIELREMLGEKELPPRIEPVQGILM
- a CDS encoding WD40/YVTN/BNR-like repeat-containing protein; the protein is MRKRILLSSVLLLTLCIFVTAQKKTTAPVKEEPKDAFNTGLLSGMQFRSVGPAITSGRIADIAVNPKNSSEYYVASAAGGVWKTTNAGVTYTPIFDGEGSFAIGCLAIDPTNTNVVWVGSGENNNQRVVGYGDGLYKSEDGGKSFKNVGLKNSEHIGRIAIDPTNGDIVYVAAYGPVWNSGGERGIYKTTDGGKTWKQVLNVSEHTGFNEVMVDPRHPNIVYAAAHQRQRKVFTYIGGGPESALYKSTDGGATWNKMMNGLPAGELGRIGLNYSPVNPDVLYCVVEGTEGKGGVFKSTDRGASWEKQSSYSTSGNYYQKIYCDPKDVNKVFVINVYFGVSKDGGKTFSILGEKNKHIDNHVIWINPKNTEHYLVGCDGGVYESFDSGENWNFKANLPVTQFYKVATDNAFPFYHIHGGTQDNFSLGGPSRTLSFNGIMNSDWYFTSLGDGYESQIDQTNPDIVYSQAQYGALTRYDKKSGEYLFIQPQEPEGEAYRWNWDAPLVISKYDNKRLYHGANKIFRTDDRGNTWKVISPDLTRQIDRNKLPVMGKVWSMDAVAKNGSTDIYGNITTIAESKFDENTIYVGTDDGLIQVTTDGGNNWMKIDNIAGVPERTYVNHIITSQHDKNVAYATFNHHRYGDFHPYVYKTSDGGKTWKSITNNLPERGTSYTIAEDHINKDLLFVGTEFGLFVSIDGGAKWVQMKAGLPTIAVKDLEIQKRENDLVLATFGRGFYVLDDYTPLRNLKREDLDKQAVIFPVKDAWMFVQSQPLGVRGKGFQGESFFTTPNPKVGAVFTYYLKDDIKTIKEKRRAAEAEKIKKGEAPTYPSPDSLRPEDEQPAPHLLFTVTDEAGNVVRRLKAPAKKGLKRIVWDFRTSPFGPIDFTPFDESFAFSSPDQGYFALPGTYKVSLSKFEDGVYTDLTEPQTFKAMALNAATLPATDKKALDDFCKKIAELSRVVAATDQYRGELVNKVRYLKQAVIETPKQSLDLSKALQDVEKRLNAANRQLNGDASLARREFETTPSVNGRIGYITGSLWNTTAAPTQTQINNYQIAAKQFTPVYNELKAIATEVKRLEDILEKNGAPYTPGRMPDWKGL